From a single Leptotrichia sp. OH3620_COT-345 genomic region:
- a CDS encoding MBL fold metallo-hydrolase, protein MSNIIEEIRYFSCGYCTNEMSRIFKGVPKKKLNFYAGVFLIKHRKYGYVLYDTGYNIRLLKNTIKYMIYKKLNPVTLKREDMIDNHLKKAGIKAEEIKRIILSHLHPDHIGGIEYFSDIEIIITEECFREYDKSSFKSLIFKEFLPKDFEKRLKIINSENRNKNIYGIESYDLFNDGSFLLISINGHSKGQCCAFFPEKNLFIASDVCWGMELLLLTEKMKFLPKMVQDNFSEYKKGVETLKKLAEKGVKIIVSHDPPERIRGVLDE, encoded by the coding sequence ATGTCGAACATAATAGAAGAAATTAGATATTTTTCTTGCGGATACTGTACAAATGAGATGAGCAGGATATTTAAGGGAGTTCCGAAAAAAAAATTGAATTTTTATGCAGGAGTATTTTTAATAAAACATAGAAAATATGGTTACGTACTTTATGATACAGGATATAATATAAGACTGTTGAAAAACACCATAAAATATATGATATATAAAAAGCTTAATCCTGTTACTTTGAAAAGGGAAGATATGATTGACAATCATTTGAAAAAAGCGGGAATAAAGGCAGAAGAGATAAAAAGGATTATTTTATCTCATCTCCATCCTGACCATATAGGAGGGATTGAGTATTTTTCTGATATTGAAATTATTATAACGGAAGAATGCTTCAGAGAATACGATAAATCATCTTTTAAATCGTTGATTTTTAAGGAATTTTTACCTAAAGATTTTGAAAAAAGATTAAAAATAATAAATTCGGAAAATAGGAATAAAAATATTTATGGAATTGAGAGTTATGATTTATTTAATGACGGAAGCTTTTTACTTATAAGTATAAATGGACATTCAAAAGGACAGTGCTGTGCATTTTTTCCTGAGAAAAATTTATTTATAGCTTCAGATGTGTGTTGGGGTATGGAGTTGCTTTTATTGACAGAGAAAATGAAGTTTTTGCCTAAAATGGTTCAGGATAATTTTTCTGAATATAAAAAAGGAGTGGAAACGCTTAAAAAATTAGCCGAAAAAGGAGTGAAAATTATAGTAAGCCATGATCCTCCCGAAAGAATAAGAGGTGTGTT
- a CDS encoding uracil-DNA glycosylase, producing the protein MNIILDDIINYKNIIKDFGVDPVNKRFITTGDKLVFFKNGVIEKEIAGKIKNSEIIKYIREKNQLFVSSIFFVSTQNGKIFKCDSIKKKIVESVFDFEKPIEFINFTKGGKVVYIENNILYSYDPNSKELISEVILTEEEKHKGNYKIFTSGENIILKYRELHSQTNIINIFDSKLEKIFDIKTENNHIYSKIVDLEYIAGTATGEIEIWNILEKELYNSLKISDTKISYIERSNENYFIGTGNGDLIITDSEFKVLKVQNIFKSEIRKICVIEDGIFVLGTDNRIVTLKITGNKNEKSEILFREKFLKKHNIHKDYYDFFTFEKIVKIHNFLKQMEIQKVNYIPKEENIFKIFSDSLYSRKVCLIGKEIYFQYSESSENDSEKEKSSWDDPEISTSLKNILKLIYKTYMGKSIDINNIKEKILSGNFKIFSPDKLIKSWKEQGVLFLSRALTVIDGKSGEYSKFWIPFIKELCRYISLHNKDMVYFLWGKDTEIFEKDIISGEIIKHGSPAVSGNIGNEKDFLNSKCFEKTKKIINWTGFEISEVKENIKSEKDDFRLF; encoded by the coding sequence ATGAATATAATTTTAGATGATATTATTAATTATAAAAATATAATAAAAGATTTCGGAGTAGATCCTGTAAATAAAAGGTTCATTACTACAGGAGATAAACTGGTATTTTTTAAAAACGGTGTAATTGAAAAAGAAATAGCAGGAAAAATTAAGAATTCAGAGATAATAAAATATATTAGAGAAAAAAATCAGCTTTTTGTTTCAAGTATTTTTTTTGTGTCCACTCAAAATGGAAAAATATTTAAATGTGACAGTATAAAAAAGAAAATAGTAGAATCTGTCTTTGATTTTGAAAAACCGATTGAATTTATTAATTTTACTAAAGGAGGAAAAGTAGTTTATATTGAAAATAATATATTGTATTCATATGATCCTAATTCAAAAGAACTGATTTCGGAGGTAATTTTAACAGAAGAAGAAAAACATAAAGGAAACTATAAGATATTTACAAGCGGAGAAAATATTATTTTAAAATATAGGGAACTTCATAGTCAGACAAATATTATAAATATTTTTGACAGTAAACTTGAAAAAATATTTGACATAAAAACTGAGAATAACCACATATATTCTAAAATTGTAGATTTAGAATATATAGCAGGAACTGCAACGGGTGAAATTGAAATATGGAATATTTTGGAAAAAGAACTTTATAATTCATTAAAAATTTCTGATACAAAAATATCGTATATTGAAAGAAGTAATGAAAATTATTTTATCGGAACAGGTAACGGAGATCTGATTATTACAGATTCTGAATTTAAAGTTTTAAAAGTTCAAAATATATTTAAGAGTGAGATTAGAAAAATTTGTGTTATTGAAGACGGAATATTTGTTCTGGGAACTGATAACAGAATAGTTACTTTAAAGATAACAGGAAATAAAAATGAAAAGTCTGAAATACTTTTTAGAGAAAAGTTTTTAAAAAAACATAATATACATAAAGATTATTATGATTTTTTTACATTTGAAAAAATAGTAAAAATACATAATTTTTTGAAGCAGATGGAAATTCAAAAAGTAAATTACATTCCTAAAGAGGAAAATATATTTAAAATATTTTCAGATTCTCTTTATTCAAGAAAAGTTTGTTTAATAGGGAAAGAGATTTATTTTCAATATAGTGAATCTTCGGAAAATGACTCCGAAAAGGAAAAATCGTCATGGGATGATCCTGAAATAAGCACTTCACTGAAAAATATATTAAAACTTATATATAAGACATATATGGGAAAATCAATAGATATAAACAATATAAAAGAAAAAATACTAAGCGGAAATTTTAAAATATTTTCTCCGGACAAACTTATTAAATCATGGAAAGAGCAGGGAGTTTTATTTTTGAGTAGAGCATTGACGGTAATTGACGGAAAGTCAGGGGAATATTCTAAATTTTGGATACCTTTTATAAAGGAATTATGTAGATATATATCTTTACATAATAAAGATATGGTTTATTTTTTATGGGGAAAAGATACCGAAATATTTGAAAAAGATATAATTTCGGGAGAAATAATAAAGCACGGATCTCCAGCAGTTTCGGGAAATATCGGAAATGAAAAAGATTTTTTAAATAGCAAATGTTTTGAAAAAACAAAAAAGATTATAAACTGGACAGGATTTGAGATTTCCGAGGTAAAAGAAAATATAAAGTCTGAAAAAGATGATTTTAGGCTTTTTTAA
- a CDS encoding glycosyltransferase produces MNGLKKIKISAVSPPFSGHLYPLMELLLPLLNSGMYEITVYTGMQKEKAVTDTGLNCKIILKDKPSALENIANTLKQTNMLTMYKQFRDNIKMIPQIMNELEEEFKKDRPDIVIADFVAIPAGLVCNKMKIPWITSIPTVFAIENKTTTPGYLGGLYPRKGFLYQIRDAIGRFAVRSAKKILAFLAVKKLKLNNFKLYNEKNEETIFSPYSILGLGMKELEFRDDFPEHFVWAGYPVPTFDKNIYPLIDVSNFRKTVFVTNGTHVLWGKKGLVEIVKKLSNIYPDICFIVSLGDYGNKEKEIKKVYENMFIYHYIDYAVIFPKSDYIIHHGGTGVLYNCIKYNKPSVVIPHDYDQFDYAVRIILSDVGIIANLKSEKSVIKAVEKMLNRSEWKNLEKIHNKFEEYPYDKILKDEIRRILQV; encoded by the coding sequence ATGAATGGCTTGAAAAAAATAAAAATTAGTGCTGTTTCTCCCCCTTTCAGTGGACATCTGTATCCTTTGATGGAACTTCTGCTACCTCTTTTAAATAGTGGAATGTATGAAATCACAGTATATACGGGAATGCAGAAAGAAAAAGCGGTAACGGATACGGGATTGAACTGTAAAATTATTTTAAAAGACAAACCTTCAGCTTTGGAAAATATAGCAAATACTTTAAAACAGACAAATATGCTGACTATGTATAAACAATTCAGAGATAATATAAAAATGATACCTCAAATAATGAATGAATTGGAGGAAGAATTTAAAAAAGATAGACCTGATATTGTGATAGCCGATTTTGTGGCAATTCCTGCAGGACTGGTATGTAATAAAATGAAAATACCGTGGATAACATCTATACCCACGGTTTTTGCAATTGAAAATAAAACTACGACACCCGGATATTTAGGAGGATTATATCCTCGAAAAGGTTTCTTATATCAAATAAGGGATGCAATTGGAAGATTTGCAGTAAGAAGTGCAAAAAAAATCCTTGCTTTTTTAGCAGTGAAAAAACTGAAACTTAATAATTTTAAATTATATAATGAAAAAAATGAAGAGACTATTTTTTCTCCATATTCTATTTTAGGACTGGGAATGAAAGAACTTGAATTTAGAGATGATTTTCCTGAGCATTTTGTGTGGGCGGGATATCCTGTTCCTACATTTGATAAAAATATTTATCCCCTTATAGATGTGTCAAATTTTAGGAAAACTGTATTTGTTACAAATGGTACACATGTATTATGGGGGAAAAAAGGTCTTGTGGAAATAGTGAAAAAGCTGTCAAATATTTATCCTGATATATGTTTTATAGTATCTTTGGGAGATTACGGAAACAAAGAAAAGGAAATAAAAAAAGTTTATGAAAATATGTTTATTTATCACTATATAGATTATGCAGTAATTTTTCCGAAATCCGATTATATTATTCATCATGGAGGAACAGGAGTTCTTTATAACTGTATAAAGTATAACAAGCCGTCGGTGGTAATTCCTCATGACTATGATCAGTTTGACTATGCTGTCAGGATAATTTTATCAGATGTTGGAATAATTGCAAATTTGAAGTCTGAAAAGTCTGTTATAAAAGCTGTAGAAAAAATGCTGAATCGTTCAGAATGGAAAAATCTTGAAAAAATTCATAATAAGTTTGAGGAATATCCTTATGATAAAATTCTGAAAGATGAAATTAGAAGAATTCTTCAAGTTTAA
- a CDS encoding aspartate/glutamate racemase family protein, protein MKVIGLIGGMSWESTVTYYRIINEKVKNMLGGLHSAKCILYSVDFHEIEECQATGNWEKSGEILGNAAQSLEKSGADFIVICTNTMHKVVNIIKKKISIPIFHIAEATADEILKKGIKNIGLLGTKYTMEQEFYKSVLTEKGINVIIPDKDDMEIINKIIYDELCVGIINSNSRLKYTEIANKLKNKGIEGIILGCTEIGLLIGQENIDIPLFDTALIHAKKAAEFSINGNI, encoded by the coding sequence ATGAAAGTAATAGGACTGATAGGCGGTATGAGTTGGGAAAGCACTGTGACATATTATCGGATAATAAACGAAAAAGTAAAAAATATGTTAGGAGGGCTTCATTCGGCAAAATGTATTTTATATAGTGTTGATTTTCATGAAATAGAAGAATGTCAGGCAACAGGTAATTGGGAAAAAAGTGGAGAAATACTTGGAAATGCTGCACAGAGTTTAGAAAAATCCGGAGCTGATTTTATAGTAATATGTACGAATACAATGCATAAAGTTGTCAATATTATTAAAAAGAAAATTTCTATTCCTATATTTCATATTGCCGAAGCAACAGCAGATGAAATTTTAAAAAAGGGAATAAAAAATATCGGTCTTTTAGGAACAAAATACACAATGGAGCAGGAATTTTATAAATCGGTATTAACTGAAAAAGGTATAAATGTGATAATTCCCGATAAAGATGATATGGAAATTATAAATAAAATAATATATGATGAGCTTTGTGTGGGGATTATAAACAGTAATTCCAGATTAAAGTATACTGAAATAGCGAATAAACTTAAAAATAAAGGAATAGAGGGGATTATACTGGGATGTACTGAAATAGGACTTTTAATAGGCCAGGAAAATATTGACATTCCATTATTTGATACGGCATTAATTCACGCAAAAAAGGCGGCGGAATTTTCAATAAACGGAAATATATAA
- the rpsI gene encoding 30S ribosomal protein S9, with protein MAEKIQYLGTGRRKTSVARVRLIPGASGIEINGKNMREYFGGRELLAKIVEQPLELTETLNKYGVRVNVNGGGNTGQAGAIRHGVSRALVVADEELRGALKEAGFLTRDSRMVERKKYGKKKARRSPQFSKR; from the coding sequence GTGGCAGAAAAAATTCAATATTTAGGAACAGGTAGAAGAAAGACTTCAGTAGCAAGAGTTAGATTAATTCCGGGAGCTTCAGGAATTGAAATAAATGGAAAAAATATGAGAGAATACTTTGGTGGAAGAGAACTGTTAGCAAAAATAGTTGAACAACCGTTAGAATTAACAGAAACTTTAAATAAATACGGAGTTAGAGTGAATGTAAACGGTGGAGGGAATACAGGTCAGGCAGGAGCTATAAGACATGGTGTTTCAAGAGCTTTAGTTGTTGCTGATGAAGAATTGAGAGGAGCTTTGAAAGAAGCAGGATTCCTGACAAGAGATTCAAGAATGGTTGAAAGAAAAAAATATGGAAAAAAGAAAGCAAGAAGAAGCCCGCAATTCTCAAAAAGATAA
- a CDS encoding glycosyltransferase, translated as MLIFRSLLILTIILFILRIFFSWRYFKNIEKKEKKEINEEKYTIIQTILSGDSRLKEDLSANLKNTHKMKFMWLIDKSDLSAYETAINILQEFQKNINLENRVEIFLIDEVPQELNPKIFKISQVIEKVKTEYTIILDDDTVIDIERIKEFGIYENYENSQNEWLVTGIPYNYGTKGIWTNMISAFVNSNSFLTYFSMAYVKETRTLNGMFYMGKTDLFRKYNVFENIKYMLCDDLALAEYMLKRKVEIIQTAVFCNVRTTVKNFTSYMLLMKRWLLFSKIYMKNAFSLKFFTLVLLPSIMPFLLLITGLILGIKYNVFVFLFFAVKSSAMYIFRNKMLKKKEKSTVILYEIASDLILPVIFIYTLVTPPIIKWRNKKIRVMDGKIRYE; from the coding sequence ATGTTAATTTTCAGAAGTTTACTGATTTTAACAATAATTTTATTTATTTTAAGAATTTTCTTTTCATGGAGATATTTTAAAAATATTGAAAAAAAAGAAAAAAAAGAGATAAATGAAGAAAAGTATACAATTATTCAAACAATACTTTCAGGAGATTCAAGATTAAAGGAAGATTTATCGGCAAATCTAAAAAATACCCATAAGATGAAATTTATGTGGCTTATTGATAAGAGTGATTTATCGGCATATGAAACAGCTATAAATATTCTCCAGGAATTTCAGAAAAACATTAATCTAGAAAATAGAGTGGAAATTTTTCTTATAGATGAAGTTCCTCAGGAATTGAATCCTAAAATTTTTAAAATCAGTCAAGTAATTGAGAAAGTAAAGACAGAATATACAATTATTTTAGATGACGATACGGTAATTGATATTGAGAGAATAAAAGAATTCGGGATATATGAAAACTATGAAAACAGTCAAAATGAATGGCTTGTTACGGGAATACCTTATAATTACGGAACAAAAGGAATATGGACAAATATGATTTCGGCATTTGTGAACAGTAATTCATTTCTTACATATTTTTCAATGGCATATGTGAAAGAAACAAGAACTTTAAATGGAATGTTTTATATGGGAAAAACTGATTTGTTTAGAAAATATAATGTATTTGAAAATATAAAGTACATGCTTTGTGATGATTTGGCATTAGCTGAATACATGTTGAAAAGAAAAGTGGAAATAATACAGACAGCTGTTTTTTGTAATGTACGGACGACAGTAAAAAACTTTACTTCTTACATGCTTCTTATGAAAAGATGGCTTTTATTTTCAAAAATATATATGAAAAATGCTTTTTCCTTGAAATTTTTCACATTGGTACTGCTTCCGTCAATAATGCCTTTTTTACTGCTTATAACGGGATTAATCTTGGGAATAAAATATAATGTATTTGTTTTTTTATTTTTTGCAGTGAAATCATCTGCAATGTATATTTTTAGAAATAAAATGCTCAAGAAAAAGGAAAAATCAACGGTTATTTTATATGAAATAGCAAGTGATTTGATTTTGCCGGTTATTTTTATTTATACTTTAGTAACTCCTCCAATAATAAAATGGAGAAATAAGAAAATTCGTGTTATGGATGGGAAAATTCGTTATGAATAA
- a CDS encoding SDR family oxidoreductase, whose translation MSTVLITGGSSGIGKELAFLFAQRNYNLYLLAKSEEKLKKVQTEILNKYKINCDIIKYDLRELKKIEKNFEDLEADVLVNCAGIGEISSMDNISIEKELDIFKLNTIAPVILTRIFIKKYLLKKEGTVINICSTAALYPNPYLGAYSASKVSLLYYSLALDREVNSKNKNIRILSICPGPTATNFFNESTKRKFSTYVKYEMKVRDTAGHIIKAFDKKKSFTVIGFRNKFFVRMIRFLPVTAQTKIVEKFLKKGV comes from the coding sequence ATGTCAACTGTACTTATAACAGGAGGAAGTTCAGGGATAGGAAAAGAATTGGCATTTTTATTTGCTCAGAGAAATTATAATTTATATTTGCTTGCAAAATCTGAAGAAAAACTGAAAAAAGTACAAACTGAGATTTTAAATAAATATAAAATTAATTGTGATATAATTAAATATGATTTAAGAGAATTGAAGAAAATAGAAAAAAATTTTGAAGATTTGGAAGCGGATGTATTGGTGAATTGTGCCGGAATAGGTGAAATATCAAGTATGGACAATATTTCAATAGAGAAAGAATTAGATATATTCAAGTTGAATACAATTGCACCTGTAATTTTAACAAGAATATTTATTAAAAAATATTTATTAAAAAAAGAAGGAACTGTTATTAACATATGTTCCACGGCAGCTTTATATCCTAATCCTTATTTGGGTGCATACAGTGCATCAAAAGTTTCTTTGCTTTATTATTCTCTTGCTTTGGATAGAGAAGTAAACAGTAAAAATAAAAATATAAGAATATTAAGTATATGTCCCGGTCCTACTGCTACAAATTTTTTTAATGAAAGTACAAAGAGAAAATTTTCTACATATGTAAAATATGAAATGAAAGTTCGAGATACTGCAGGACATATAATAAAAGCTTTTGATAAAAAGAAAAGCTTTACTGTTATCGGTTTTAGAAATAAATTTTTTGTAAGGATGATTAGATTTTTACCTGTTACAGCTCAGACAAAAATAGTTGAAAAGTTTTTGAAAAAAGGAGTATAA
- a CDS encoding NAD(P)-dependent oxidoreductase has translation MKVLVTGATGFLGKYIINELTEYGYNVVAFGRNEEIGKNLEKNKKVIFFKGDFTDNEKLSEAIKNVSGIIHAGGLSTVWGKWQDFYNANVKSTENILKLCREYSIKKLVFISSPSIYAGDKNQLNVKEEDAPNENNLNFYIKSKIEAEKKIREYNDIPSVILRPRGLFGIEDTSVIPRLLHLNKTKGIPIFGKGEQYIDVTCVENVALAVRLALENENAIGQVYNITNDEPMMFKDVLELFFRKTGIKGKYVKRNYFLAKFLVSIIEKIYLIAGIDKEPPFTKYTLYLMRYSQTLCIEKAKKELGYKPKMTVVEGVKKYVEHNRRN, from the coding sequence ATGAAAGTTTTAGTGACAGGAGCTACAGGATTTTTAGGAAAATATATTATAAATGAGCTGACAGAATATGGTTATAATGTTGTTGCTTTTGGACGAAATGAAGAAATTGGAAAGAATCTTGAAAAAAATAAAAAAGTTATATTTTTTAAAGGAGATTTTACTGATAATGAAAAATTGTCCGAAGCAATAAAAAATGTTTCGGGAATAATTCATGCAGGAGGACTTTCCACTGTATGGGGTAAATGGCAGGATTTTTACAATGCCAATGTAAAAAGTACGGAAAATATTTTGAAACTATGTAGGGAATATAGTATAAAAAAACTGGTATTTATTTCTTCACCCAGTATTTATGCGGGAGATAAAAACCAGCTGAACGTAAAAGAGGAGGATGCTCCTAATGAGAATAACTTGAATTTTTACATAAAAAGTAAAATAGAAGCTGAAAAAAAAATTAGGGAATATAATGATATTCCGAGTGTTATACTGCGACCGAGGGGACTTTTCGGTATAGAAGATACCAGTGTTATTCCGAGGCTTCTTCATCTGAATAAAACAAAAGGTATTCCTATTTTTGGAAAAGGAGAGCAGTATATAGATGTCACATGTGTTGAAAATGTGGCATTGGCTGTAAGGCTAGCTTTGGAAAATGAAAATGCGATAGGACAGGTATATAACATTACAAATGATGAACCTATGATGTTTAAAGATGTTCTCGAGCTTTTTTTCAGAAAAACAGGTATAAAAGGTAAATATGTGAAGAGAAATTATTTTTTAGCAAAATTTTTAGTCAGTATTATTGAAAAAATATACCTGATTGCAGGTATAGATAAGGAGCCTCCTTTTACCAAATACACTCTTTATTTAATGAGGTACAGTCAGACACTTTGTATAGAAAAGGCTAAAAAAGAATTGGGGTATAAACCGAAAATGACTGTAGTTGAAGGAGTAAAAAAATATGTCGAACATAATAGAAGAAATTAG